From a single Brassica rapa cultivar Chiifu-401-42 chromosome A01, CAAS_Brap_v3.01, whole genome shotgun sequence genomic region:
- the LOC103848812 gene encoding 1-phosphatidylinositol-3-phosphate 5-kinase FAB1A isoform X2 — translation MDSPDPKAPGFVDLVKSWIPRKTESSTTTTSSSHMSRDFWMPDHSCPVCYECDAQFTVFNRRHHCRLCGRVFCAKCAANSIPSPSDEAKDSHEESSSDRRIRVCNYCYKQWEQGIVPPDKGASIISLHFSSSPSASTTSNCTSNSSNCTVDSKTNPPASGRVSSNMDLQNASSSSHRNHSSQDPVEFFVNRSDGEAYDDEDYNSDYAQSYSQGNDYYGAISLDEVDRIYGSHVAHDAGENIESNIQSVLPPDALNTETIDTAMQQADGWNDEKEGSPTCEEAFESEVVDFESDGLLWLPPEPENEEDEREGLLSDDEGDEGDRGDWGYLRPSNSFKDKEFHSREKSGGAMKNVVEGHFRALVAQLLEVDNLPMVDEGDREGWLDIITSLSWEAATLLKPDTSKSGGMDPGGYVKVKCIPCGRRSESMVVRGVVCKKNVAHRRMTSKIEKPRLLILGGALEYQRISNQLSSFDTLLQQEMDHLKMAVAKIHSHNPQILLVEKSVSRFAQEYLLAKDISLVLNIKRPLLERISRCTGAQIVPSVDQLTSPKLGYCDLFHVEKFVETHFNTGQGVKKLAKTLMYFDGCPKPLGCTILLKGAHEDELKRVKHVIQYGVFAAYHLALETSFLADEGASLPELPLQTPITVALPDKPSPINRSISTIPGFAASSAEKSPTTELMGELHKANGDVTGNFASSKTHFQGKLDGNDRTEPSKQNMDTDPEMITSKDNGLVPTLKSRQLSFQAEGASIQKDQWSVLPSATEQVTDGADTNEATITRDQSFSRHEQMDSSKGDFLPSASSDHQSILVSASTRCVWKGSVCERAHLLRIKYYGSFDKPLGRFLRDNLFDQDRSCPSCAMPVEAHIHSYIHRQGSLTISVKKLPELLPGQREGKIWMWHRCLKCPRISGFPPATRRIVMSDAAWGLSFGKFLELSFSNHAAASRVANCGHSLHRDCLRFYGFGKMVACFRYASINIFAVSLPPAKLEFNCENQDWLQRESKEVINKAEVLFNEVQEALSQISAKTMGSIPEKIKLSLEELAGLLDQRKKEYKESLQQMLSVSKEGQPTVDILLINKLRRLILFDSYAWDECLTGAASMVRNNYSEALRTSSSKVMGRDFSLEKLGDEKEKSIASSNDSLPQDAEYDKSLKKGKSFSDISGKGVIPEDVGSDKPSESSEGGKENVVEPSQMVKAMLSESQTQATTTDLSDTLDAAWIGEQTASENNGISRPPSRAASANGTQSYDLKLSDSESGLTSEEQTLQVQMPSPSFYYSLNKNYSLNSRKHIMAEDRPVYVSSYRELEWQSGARLLLPLGINDLVLPVYDDEPTSIIAYALTSSEYNAQMSGSDKARDRLDSGGSFSLFDSVNLLSLNSLSDLSVDMSRSLSSADEQVSQLLQSSLYLKDLHARVSFTDESPPGKVKYSVTCYYAKEFEALRKICCPSETDFIRSLGRCRKWGAQGGKSNVFFAKTLDDRFIIKQVTKTELESFIKFAPAYFKYLTDSICTKSPTSLAKILGIYQVSSKHLKGGKEFKMDVLVMENLLFKRNFARLYDLKGSTRARYNPDTSGSNTVLLDQNLVEAMPTSPIFVGSKAKRLLERAVWNDTSFLASIHVMDYSLLVGVDEERSELVLGTIDFMRQYTWDKHLETWVKTSGLLGGPKNSTPTVISPQQYKKRFRKAMTAYFLMVPDQWSPATVVPSNNSSSADVKDDEERDDRQGVGKNS, via the exons ATGGACTCGCCAGATCCCAAAGCTCCTGGCTTTGTTGATTTAGTCAAATCTTGGATCCCTAGAAAGACAGagtcctccaccaccaccacctcctcctcacACATGTCTAGAGATTTCTGGATGCCTGACCACAGCTGTCCTGTCTGTTACGAGTGTGATGCTCAGTTCACTGTTTTCAACCGAAGACATCACTGCCGCCTCTGTGGCCGTGTCTTCTGCGCCAAATGCGCTGCCAATTCTATCCCTTCTCCATCTGATGAAGCCAAGGATAGTCATGAGGAGTCGTCATCAGACAGGAGGATCAGGGTTTGTAACTACTGCTACAAACAGTGGGAGCAAGGGATAGTTCCGCCTGATAAAGGAGCTTCTATTATTAGCCTCCATTTTAGCTCTTCCCCTTCTGCTAGTACCACCTCAAATTGCACCTCCAACAGTAGCAACTGCACCGTTGATTCAAAAACGAATCCTCCAGCTAGCGGTCGTGTCTCTTCAAACATGGATTTGCAGAATGCATCATCATCGTCGCATAGGAATCATTCCTCTCAGGATCCAGTTGAATTCTTTGTGAACAG GAGTGATGGTGAAGCTTATGACGATGAAGATTATAACTCTGATTACGCGCAATCTTACTCTCAAGGAAATGACTACTATGGTGCCATTAGTCTTGATGAAGTTGATCGTATCTATGGATCACATGTAGCTCATGATGCTGGAGAAAACATAGAGTCAAACATCCAAAGTGTCCTGCCCCCTGACGCACTGAATACAGAGACGATAGATACAGCAATGCAGCAAGCAGATGGGTGGAATGATGAGAAGGAGGGAAGCCCTACTTGTGAAGAGGCCTTTGAGTCTGAAGTAGTAGATTTCGAGAGCGATGGGCTCTTGTGGCTTCCTCCGGAGCCAGAGaacgaagaagatgaaagagaaGGATTGTTATCTGATGACGAAGGTGATGAAGGTGATAGAGGTGATTGGGGGTACCTTCGCCCATCGAATAGCTTTAAAGATAAGGAGTTCCACTCGAGGGAGAAGTCTGGTGGCGCTATGAAAAACGTTGTTGAAGGGCACTTTAGGGCTTTGGTAGCACAGCTTTTGGAGGTTGACAATCTACCTATGGTTGACGAAGGCGATAGAGAGGGCTGGCTTGATATAATCACATCTTTATCATGGGAAGCTGCAACACTTCTCAAGCCGGATACGAGTAAAAGCGGAGGAATGGATCCTGGTGGTTATGTGAAGGTTAAATGCATCCCCTGTGGACGTCGCAGTGAGAG tatggTGGTGAGAGGAGTTGTTTGCAAGAAAAATGTGGCTCATCGGCGAATGACTTCAAAGATCGAGAAGCCACGTCTGCTAATTCTTGGAGGAGCTCTGGAGTATCAACGAATATCTAATCAGTTGTCTAGTTTTGACACTTTGTTGCAACAG GAAATGGATCATTTGAAGATGGCTGTTGCCAAAATTCACTCTCACAATCCCCAAATCCTCTTGGTGGAGAAGTCTGTCTCGCGGTTTGCGCAGGAGTATCTTCTTGCCAAGGACATATCTcttgttttaaatattaaaaggcCCCTTCTTGAGCGCATATCCCGCTGTACCGGTGCGCAGATTGTCCCTTCTGTTGACCAGCTCACATCACCAAAGCTGGGTTACTGTGACCTCTTCCATGTGGAAAAGTTTGTCGAGACACATTTTAATACTGGTCAAGGTGTGAAGAAACTGGCAAAGACTTTAATGTATTTTGATGGTTGCCCCAAGCCTTTGGGCTGCACG attttgctCAAGGGGGCACACGAAGATGAACTAAAAAGGGTGAAACATGTGATTCAGTATGGAGTTTTTGCAGCATATCACTTAGCTCTTGAGACATCTTTCTTAGCAGATGAAGGTGCTTCCCTTCCAGAACTTCCTCTGCAGACCCCAATTACAGTGGCTTTACCTGATAAACCATCACCGATTAACAGATCAATATCCACAATACCTGGTTTTGCTGCTTCAAGTGCTGAAAAGTCTCCAACTACTGAGCTGATGGGTGAGCTACATAAAGCCAATGGCGACGTTACTGGTAATTTCGCTTCTAGTAAGACTCATTTCCAAGGGAAATTGGATGGGAACGACAGGACTGAGCCTTCTAAGCAGAACATGGATACTGATCCAGAAATGATCACCTCTAAGGACAATGGGTTAGTTCCTACTCTAAAATCCAGGCAGCTATCATTTCAGGCGGAAGGAGCTTCTATTCAGAAAGACCAGTGGTCTGTTCTACCCTCTGCCACAGAACAAGTCACTGATGGTGCTGACACTAATGAAGCCACAATAACAAGAGATCAAAGTTTTAGCAGACATGAACAGATGGACTCTTCAAAAGGAGACTTTCTTCCGTCAGCTTCTTCTGACCATCAAAGCATATTGGTTTCGGCATCAACGAGATGTGTGTGGAAGGGATCTGTGTGTGAACGGGCTCATCTACTCCGTATTAAATATTACGGGAGCTTTGACAAGCCTTTAGGCCGATTCTTAAGGGATAATCTCTTTGATCAG GATCGTTCTTGCCCGTCATGTGCGATGCCAGTAGAAGCACACATTCATAGTTATATTCACAGGCAAGGTAGTCTTACAATATCTGTTAAGAAACTGCCTGAACTGCTACCTGGACAACGCGAAGGAAAAATTTGGATGTGGCATCGGTGCCTGAAATGTCCTCGGATCAGTGGCTTTCCTCCTGCCACACGAAGAATTGTGATGTCAGATGCTGCGTGGGGCCTGTCTTTTGGTAAGTTTTTGGAACTGAGCTTCTCGAACCATGCAGCAGCTAGTCGTGTCGCCAACTGTGGTCACTCCCTTCACAGAGACTGTCTCCGTTTCTATGG TTTTGGGAAAATGGTGGCTTGCTTCCGCTATGCTTCAATCAATATATTTGCAGTTTCTTTGCCACCAGCAAAACTTGAGTTCAACTGTGAAAACCAGGATTGGCTCCAAAGGGAATCTAAAGAG GTGATTAATAAAGCGGAGGTCCTTTTCAACGAGGTTCAGGAGGCACTTAGTCAGATTTCAGCGAAAACAATGGGTAGCATTCCCGAGAAGATAAAGCTTTCTCTTGAAGAACTTGCAGGACTTCTTGATCAACGTAAAAAGGAATATAAG GAATCTTTGCAGCAAATGTTAAGCGTGTCCAAGGAGGGGCAACCTACTGTTGATATCCTTCTGATAAACAAACTTCGAAGACTGATACTTTTCGATTCATATGCCTGGGATGAATGCCTGACAGGAGCGGCCAGTATGGTGAGAAATAACTATTCCGAAGCTCTGAGGACTTCTTCCTCAAAAGTTATGGGCCGTGACTTCTCCTTAGAAAAGCTTGGTGATGAAAAAGAAAAGTCGATTGCAAGTAGTAATGACTCTCTTCCCCAAGATGCGGAGTATGATAAAAGTCTTAAAAAGGGTAAATCATTTTCTGATATTAGCGGGAAAGGTGTCATTCCTGAAGATGTAGGCTCAGACAAACCCTCTGAATCTAGTGAAGGTGGTAAAGAAAACGTTGTGGAGCCTTCGCAGATGGTTAAAGCGATGCTTTCTGAGAGCCAGACCCAAGCAACAACAACAGACTTATCTGATACTCTTGATGCAGCATGGATAGGTGAGCAAACTGCCTCGGAGAATAATGGTATTTCTCGTCCCCCTAGCAGAGCTGCTTCAGCAAATGGAACTCAGAGTTATGATTTAAAGCTGTCAGATTCAGAAAGTGGGCTGACCAGTGAGGAACAGACATTGCAAGTTCAGATGCCTTCTCCTAGTTTTTACTATTCACTCAACAAGAACTATTCGCTTAATTCTCGCAAGCATATCATGGCTGAAGACCGGCCTGTTTATGTTTCGTCATATAGAGAGCTTGAATGGCAAAGCGGTGCAAGGCTGCTACTTCCTCTGGGAATCAATGACTTGGTACTACCAGTATACGATGACGAGCCTACTAGTATCATAGCGTACGCCCTTACATCATCAGAGTATAACGCTCAGATGTCTGGATCAGATAAGGCAAGAGATCGGTTGGATAGTGGAGGCTCCTTTTCGCTTTTTGATTCTGTGAACCTTCTCTCGTTGAACTCTTTGAGCGATTTGTCAGTTGACATGAGTAGAAGCCTAAGCTCTGCTGATGAACAAGTCTCGCAGCTGCTGCAGTCATCTTTGTATTTGAAAGATCTGCACGCTAGAGTCTCGTTTACAGATGAGAGTCCTCCTGGGAAAGTGAAGTACTCTGTGACGTGTTACTATGCCAAGGAGTTTGAGGCTCTGAGGAAGATTTGCTGTCCCTCGGAAACTGATTTCATCAGATCTCTTGGTCGGTGTAGAAAATGGGGAGCTCAGGGTGGGAAGAGCAATGTCTTCTTTGCAAAGACTTTGGATGACCGTTTTATCATCAAACAAGTTACAAAGACTGAGCTTGAGTCCTTCATCAAATTTGCGCCAGCTTACTTCAAATACCTGACTGATTCAATCTGTACTAAAAGCCCCACAAGCCTTGCAAAGATCTTGGGAATCTATCAG GTCTCATCCAAACACCTTAAAGGAGGGAAAGAGTTCAAAATGGATGTCTTGGTGATGGAGAATCTTCTGTTCAAGCGTAACTTCGCTAGGCTTTATGACCTAAAAGGCTCCACTCGTGCCCGTTACAATCCGGATACAAGTGGTAGCAACACAGTTTTGCTGGACCAGAATCTGGTCGAAGCAATGCCCACATCTCCAATATTTGTTGGGAGCAAGGCAAAACGGCTTCTTGAAAGAGCCGTCTGGAATGATACATCGTTTCTTGCT TCAATACACGTAATGGATTACTCATTACTAGTCGGGGTAGATGAGGAACGAAGTGAGCTTGTTCTAGGAACTATAGACTTCATGAGGCAGTACACTTGGGACAAACATTTGGAGACTTGGGTCAAAACCTCAGGGCTGCTTGGAGGACCAAAGAACTCAACTCCCACAGTGATATCACCGCAGCAATACAAGAAACGTTTCAGGAAAGCCATGACAGCTTATTTTCTGATGGTTCCTGACCAATGGTCACCTGCCACGGTTGTGCCAAGCAACAACAGTTCTTCAGCAGATGTGAAGGATGATGAAGAGAGAGACGATCGTCAAGGTGTTGGTAAAAACTCTTGA
- the LOC103848812 gene encoding 1-phosphatidylinositol-3-phosphate 5-kinase FAB1A isoform X1 translates to MDSPDPKAPGFVDLVKSWIPRKTESSTTTTSSSHMSRDFWMPDHSCPVCYECDAQFTVFNRRHHCRLCGRVFCAKCAANSIPSPSDEAKDSHEESSSDRRIRVCNYCYKQWEQGIVPPDKGASIISLHFSSSPSASTTSNCTSNSSNCTVDSKTNPPASGRVSSNMDLQNASSSSHRNHSSQDPVEFFVNSGRSDGEAYDDEDYNSDYAQSYSQGNDYYGAISLDEVDRIYGSHVAHDAGENIESNIQSVLPPDALNTETIDTAMQQADGWNDEKEGSPTCEEAFESEVVDFESDGLLWLPPEPENEEDEREGLLSDDEGDEGDRGDWGYLRPSNSFKDKEFHSREKSGGAMKNVVEGHFRALVAQLLEVDNLPMVDEGDREGWLDIITSLSWEAATLLKPDTSKSGGMDPGGYVKVKCIPCGRRSESMVVRGVVCKKNVAHRRMTSKIEKPRLLILGGALEYQRISNQLSSFDTLLQQEMDHLKMAVAKIHSHNPQILLVEKSVSRFAQEYLLAKDISLVLNIKRPLLERISRCTGAQIVPSVDQLTSPKLGYCDLFHVEKFVETHFNTGQGVKKLAKTLMYFDGCPKPLGCTILLKGAHEDELKRVKHVIQYGVFAAYHLALETSFLADEGASLPELPLQTPITVALPDKPSPINRSISTIPGFAASSAEKSPTTELMGELHKANGDVTGNFASSKTHFQGKLDGNDRTEPSKQNMDTDPEMITSKDNGLVPTLKSRQLSFQAEGASIQKDQWSVLPSATEQVTDGADTNEATITRDQSFSRHEQMDSSKGDFLPSASSDHQSILVSASTRCVWKGSVCERAHLLRIKYYGSFDKPLGRFLRDNLFDQDRSCPSCAMPVEAHIHSYIHRQGSLTISVKKLPELLPGQREGKIWMWHRCLKCPRISGFPPATRRIVMSDAAWGLSFGKFLELSFSNHAAASRVANCGHSLHRDCLRFYGFGKMVACFRYASINIFAVSLPPAKLEFNCENQDWLQRESKEVINKAEVLFNEVQEALSQISAKTMGSIPEKIKLSLEELAGLLDQRKKEYKESLQQMLSVSKEGQPTVDILLINKLRRLILFDSYAWDECLTGAASMVRNNYSEALRTSSSKVMGRDFSLEKLGDEKEKSIASSNDSLPQDAEYDKSLKKGKSFSDISGKGVIPEDVGSDKPSESSEGGKENVVEPSQMVKAMLSESQTQATTTDLSDTLDAAWIGEQTASENNGISRPPSRAASANGTQSYDLKLSDSESGLTSEEQTLQVQMPSPSFYYSLNKNYSLNSRKHIMAEDRPVYVSSYRELEWQSGARLLLPLGINDLVLPVYDDEPTSIIAYALTSSEYNAQMSGSDKARDRLDSGGSFSLFDSVNLLSLNSLSDLSVDMSRSLSSADEQVSQLLQSSLYLKDLHARVSFTDESPPGKVKYSVTCYYAKEFEALRKICCPSETDFIRSLGRCRKWGAQGGKSNVFFAKTLDDRFIIKQVTKTELESFIKFAPAYFKYLTDSICTKSPTSLAKILGIYQVSSKHLKGGKEFKMDVLVMENLLFKRNFARLYDLKGSTRARYNPDTSGSNTVLLDQNLVEAMPTSPIFVGSKAKRLLERAVWNDTSFLASIHVMDYSLLVGVDEERSELVLGTIDFMRQYTWDKHLETWVKTSGLLGGPKNSTPTVISPQQYKKRFRKAMTAYFLMVPDQWSPATVVPSNNSSSADVKDDEERDDRQGVGKNS, encoded by the exons ATGGACTCGCCAGATCCCAAAGCTCCTGGCTTTGTTGATTTAGTCAAATCTTGGATCCCTAGAAAGACAGagtcctccaccaccaccacctcctcctcacACATGTCTAGAGATTTCTGGATGCCTGACCACAGCTGTCCTGTCTGTTACGAGTGTGATGCTCAGTTCACTGTTTTCAACCGAAGACATCACTGCCGCCTCTGTGGCCGTGTCTTCTGCGCCAAATGCGCTGCCAATTCTATCCCTTCTCCATCTGATGAAGCCAAGGATAGTCATGAGGAGTCGTCATCAGACAGGAGGATCAGGGTTTGTAACTACTGCTACAAACAGTGGGAGCAAGGGATAGTTCCGCCTGATAAAGGAGCTTCTATTATTAGCCTCCATTTTAGCTCTTCCCCTTCTGCTAGTACCACCTCAAATTGCACCTCCAACAGTAGCAACTGCACCGTTGATTCAAAAACGAATCCTCCAGCTAGCGGTCGTGTCTCTTCAAACATGGATTTGCAGAATGCATCATCATCGTCGCATAGGAATCATTCCTCTCAGGATCCAGTTGAATTCTTTGTGAACAG TGGCAGGAGTGATGGTGAAGCTTATGACGATGAAGATTATAACTCTGATTACGCGCAATCTTACTCTCAAGGAAATGACTACTATGGTGCCATTAGTCTTGATGAAGTTGATCGTATCTATGGATCACATGTAGCTCATGATGCTGGAGAAAACATAGAGTCAAACATCCAAAGTGTCCTGCCCCCTGACGCACTGAATACAGAGACGATAGATACAGCAATGCAGCAAGCAGATGGGTGGAATGATGAGAAGGAGGGAAGCCCTACTTGTGAAGAGGCCTTTGAGTCTGAAGTAGTAGATTTCGAGAGCGATGGGCTCTTGTGGCTTCCTCCGGAGCCAGAGaacgaagaagatgaaagagaaGGATTGTTATCTGATGACGAAGGTGATGAAGGTGATAGAGGTGATTGGGGGTACCTTCGCCCATCGAATAGCTTTAAAGATAAGGAGTTCCACTCGAGGGAGAAGTCTGGTGGCGCTATGAAAAACGTTGTTGAAGGGCACTTTAGGGCTTTGGTAGCACAGCTTTTGGAGGTTGACAATCTACCTATGGTTGACGAAGGCGATAGAGAGGGCTGGCTTGATATAATCACATCTTTATCATGGGAAGCTGCAACACTTCTCAAGCCGGATACGAGTAAAAGCGGAGGAATGGATCCTGGTGGTTATGTGAAGGTTAAATGCATCCCCTGTGGACGTCGCAGTGAGAG tatggTGGTGAGAGGAGTTGTTTGCAAGAAAAATGTGGCTCATCGGCGAATGACTTCAAAGATCGAGAAGCCACGTCTGCTAATTCTTGGAGGAGCTCTGGAGTATCAACGAATATCTAATCAGTTGTCTAGTTTTGACACTTTGTTGCAACAG GAAATGGATCATTTGAAGATGGCTGTTGCCAAAATTCACTCTCACAATCCCCAAATCCTCTTGGTGGAGAAGTCTGTCTCGCGGTTTGCGCAGGAGTATCTTCTTGCCAAGGACATATCTcttgttttaaatattaaaaggcCCCTTCTTGAGCGCATATCCCGCTGTACCGGTGCGCAGATTGTCCCTTCTGTTGACCAGCTCACATCACCAAAGCTGGGTTACTGTGACCTCTTCCATGTGGAAAAGTTTGTCGAGACACATTTTAATACTGGTCAAGGTGTGAAGAAACTGGCAAAGACTTTAATGTATTTTGATGGTTGCCCCAAGCCTTTGGGCTGCACG attttgctCAAGGGGGCACACGAAGATGAACTAAAAAGGGTGAAACATGTGATTCAGTATGGAGTTTTTGCAGCATATCACTTAGCTCTTGAGACATCTTTCTTAGCAGATGAAGGTGCTTCCCTTCCAGAACTTCCTCTGCAGACCCCAATTACAGTGGCTTTACCTGATAAACCATCACCGATTAACAGATCAATATCCACAATACCTGGTTTTGCTGCTTCAAGTGCTGAAAAGTCTCCAACTACTGAGCTGATGGGTGAGCTACATAAAGCCAATGGCGACGTTACTGGTAATTTCGCTTCTAGTAAGACTCATTTCCAAGGGAAATTGGATGGGAACGACAGGACTGAGCCTTCTAAGCAGAACATGGATACTGATCCAGAAATGATCACCTCTAAGGACAATGGGTTAGTTCCTACTCTAAAATCCAGGCAGCTATCATTTCAGGCGGAAGGAGCTTCTATTCAGAAAGACCAGTGGTCTGTTCTACCCTCTGCCACAGAACAAGTCACTGATGGTGCTGACACTAATGAAGCCACAATAACAAGAGATCAAAGTTTTAGCAGACATGAACAGATGGACTCTTCAAAAGGAGACTTTCTTCCGTCAGCTTCTTCTGACCATCAAAGCATATTGGTTTCGGCATCAACGAGATGTGTGTGGAAGGGATCTGTGTGTGAACGGGCTCATCTACTCCGTATTAAATATTACGGGAGCTTTGACAAGCCTTTAGGCCGATTCTTAAGGGATAATCTCTTTGATCAG GATCGTTCTTGCCCGTCATGTGCGATGCCAGTAGAAGCACACATTCATAGTTATATTCACAGGCAAGGTAGTCTTACAATATCTGTTAAGAAACTGCCTGAACTGCTACCTGGACAACGCGAAGGAAAAATTTGGATGTGGCATCGGTGCCTGAAATGTCCTCGGATCAGTGGCTTTCCTCCTGCCACACGAAGAATTGTGATGTCAGATGCTGCGTGGGGCCTGTCTTTTGGTAAGTTTTTGGAACTGAGCTTCTCGAACCATGCAGCAGCTAGTCGTGTCGCCAACTGTGGTCACTCCCTTCACAGAGACTGTCTCCGTTTCTATGG TTTTGGGAAAATGGTGGCTTGCTTCCGCTATGCTTCAATCAATATATTTGCAGTTTCTTTGCCACCAGCAAAACTTGAGTTCAACTGTGAAAACCAGGATTGGCTCCAAAGGGAATCTAAAGAG GTGATTAATAAAGCGGAGGTCCTTTTCAACGAGGTTCAGGAGGCACTTAGTCAGATTTCAGCGAAAACAATGGGTAGCATTCCCGAGAAGATAAAGCTTTCTCTTGAAGAACTTGCAGGACTTCTTGATCAACGTAAAAAGGAATATAAG GAATCTTTGCAGCAAATGTTAAGCGTGTCCAAGGAGGGGCAACCTACTGTTGATATCCTTCTGATAAACAAACTTCGAAGACTGATACTTTTCGATTCATATGCCTGGGATGAATGCCTGACAGGAGCGGCCAGTATGGTGAGAAATAACTATTCCGAAGCTCTGAGGACTTCTTCCTCAAAAGTTATGGGCCGTGACTTCTCCTTAGAAAAGCTTGGTGATGAAAAAGAAAAGTCGATTGCAAGTAGTAATGACTCTCTTCCCCAAGATGCGGAGTATGATAAAAGTCTTAAAAAGGGTAAATCATTTTCTGATATTAGCGGGAAAGGTGTCATTCCTGAAGATGTAGGCTCAGACAAACCCTCTGAATCTAGTGAAGGTGGTAAAGAAAACGTTGTGGAGCCTTCGCAGATGGTTAAAGCGATGCTTTCTGAGAGCCAGACCCAAGCAACAACAACAGACTTATCTGATACTCTTGATGCAGCATGGATAGGTGAGCAAACTGCCTCGGAGAATAATGGTATTTCTCGTCCCCCTAGCAGAGCTGCTTCAGCAAATGGAACTCAGAGTTATGATTTAAAGCTGTCAGATTCAGAAAGTGGGCTGACCAGTGAGGAACAGACATTGCAAGTTCAGATGCCTTCTCCTAGTTTTTACTATTCACTCAACAAGAACTATTCGCTTAATTCTCGCAAGCATATCATGGCTGAAGACCGGCCTGTTTATGTTTCGTCATATAGAGAGCTTGAATGGCAAAGCGGTGCAAGGCTGCTACTTCCTCTGGGAATCAATGACTTGGTACTACCAGTATACGATGACGAGCCTACTAGTATCATAGCGTACGCCCTTACATCATCAGAGTATAACGCTCAGATGTCTGGATCAGATAAGGCAAGAGATCGGTTGGATAGTGGAGGCTCCTTTTCGCTTTTTGATTCTGTGAACCTTCTCTCGTTGAACTCTTTGAGCGATTTGTCAGTTGACATGAGTAGAAGCCTAAGCTCTGCTGATGAACAAGTCTCGCAGCTGCTGCAGTCATCTTTGTATTTGAAAGATCTGCACGCTAGAGTCTCGTTTACAGATGAGAGTCCTCCTGGGAAAGTGAAGTACTCTGTGACGTGTTACTATGCCAAGGAGTTTGAGGCTCTGAGGAAGATTTGCTGTCCCTCGGAAACTGATTTCATCAGATCTCTTGGTCGGTGTAGAAAATGGGGAGCTCAGGGTGGGAAGAGCAATGTCTTCTTTGCAAAGACTTTGGATGACCGTTTTATCATCAAACAAGTTACAAAGACTGAGCTTGAGTCCTTCATCAAATTTGCGCCAGCTTACTTCAAATACCTGACTGATTCAATCTGTACTAAAAGCCCCACAAGCCTTGCAAAGATCTTGGGAATCTATCAG GTCTCATCCAAACACCTTAAAGGAGGGAAAGAGTTCAAAATGGATGTCTTGGTGATGGAGAATCTTCTGTTCAAGCGTAACTTCGCTAGGCTTTATGACCTAAAAGGCTCCACTCGTGCCCGTTACAATCCGGATACAAGTGGTAGCAACACAGTTTTGCTGGACCAGAATCTGGTCGAAGCAATGCCCACATCTCCAATATTTGTTGGGAGCAAGGCAAAACGGCTTCTTGAAAGAGCCGTCTGGAATGATACATCGTTTCTTGCT TCAATACACGTAATGGATTACTCATTACTAGTCGGGGTAGATGAGGAACGAAGTGAGCTTGTTCTAGGAACTATAGACTTCATGAGGCAGTACACTTGGGACAAACATTTGGAGACTTGGGTCAAAACCTCAGGGCTGCTTGGAGGACCAAAGAACTCAACTCCCACAGTGATATCACCGCAGCAATACAAGAAACGTTTCAGGAAAGCCATGACAGCTTATTTTCTGATGGTTCCTGACCAATGGTCACCTGCCACGGTTGTGCCAAGCAACAACAGTTCTTCAGCAGATGTGAAGGATGATGAAGAGAGAGACGATCGTCAAGGTGTTGGTAAAAACTCTTGA